The DNA window TTCGCCGGGTTCGCCCAGTCGACGCCGACGCTCTTCCCGTTCGTCGAGAGCCAGGCTCGGCTGATCGCGGCGTACGCCGTGGGGGAGTACGTGCCCCCGTCGGTCGAGGAGATGCAGGCGGTGATCAAGGCCGACGACGAGCTCTACATGGGCCACATGCTCGACCGACCGCGGCACACCCACCAGCTCGACTACTTCGTCTACGAGCACCAGATGCGCACCAAGGAGCTCCCGAGCGGCCGCGCCCGCGCGCAGGCACAGGGCGCGCCGGTGCTGGCGGGTCGGGCCTCGTGAACCGGGCCGCGACCAAGGGCGACGGCCGCCGCGCCGCGCTCCTCGAGGCGCTCGACCACCACCTCCGCGACGCCGGGCCGGGCGCGAGCCTCGACGCCATCAACGTCGCCGACCTCTCGCGCCGCGCGGGCGTCACGCGCTCGGCCTTCTACTTCTACTTCGACAACAAGGCGGCGGCCGTCGCCGCCCTGATGGAGGAGATGTACGACGACGCCTGGGACGCCGCCGAGCTGGACGGCGACGACGACGAGGGCATGCAGCTCCGGGTGACGAGCGCGATCCGCGCGATCTTCCGGGGCTGGTCGCACCGCACCCACATCTACCGCGCGATGCTCGAGGCCCGCGCCGGCAACCCCGCCGTACGCGAGCAGTGGGACTCCTTCCAGGAGTCCTTCGTCGTCGTGCTCGCGGCCGTGATCGAGGGCGAGCGGACCGCCGGCGTCGCGCCCGCGGGTGCCGACCCGACCGCGATCGCCACCGCGCTGCTCGACCTCAACGACCGGACCCTCGAGCGGCTGGTCCATGCGCCGGCCGACTTCGACTGGGACCGGCACGTCGAGGCGGTCGTCCACATCTGGCTGTCCAGCATCTACGGGAGGACCGCGTGAAGCACGCTGAGCTGACGTTCGTCTCCGGCGGCGTGGACTGCGCCGCCTGGCACTTCACCGGTGAGGGCGACGCGCTCGCCACCGACGCCGGCCGGCCCGTCGTCGTGATGGCGCACGGGCTCGCGGGCACCATGGACTCCGGCCTGCAGCCCTTCGCGGAGGCGCTGGCCGGCGCCGGCCTCGACGTCCTCGCCTTCGACTACCGCGGCTTCGGCGCGAGCGACGGCACTCCGCGCCAGACCGTCTCGATGGCCGGCCAGCTCGAGGACTACCGCGCCGCGATGTCGGCGGCCGCCCGGCTCCCGGGGGTCGACCCGCAGCGCCTGGTGGTCTGGGGCGTCTCGCTCGCCGGCGGCCACGCCATCTCGGCCGCAGCCGGCCGGGACGACGTCGCCGCCGTGGTGGCGCTGACCCCGCTCGTCGACGGCCTCGCCGCCGGTCGGCACGCGCTGGCGACCCACACCAAGGCCGAGATGCTCCGCTCGACGGTCGCCGGCTTCCGCAGCAAGCTCGGCAAGCCGGTGATGATGCCGGTCGTCGCCCGTCCGGGGCAGCTCGGCGCGATGACCATCGAGGGCTCCATGGACGACTACCTCGCGATCGCGGGGCCGACCTGGCGCAACGAGCTCGACGCGACCGTCGGCATGGAGCTCGGCGGCCACCGGCCGATCAAGCAGGCCGGCGACGTGACCTGCCCGGCGCTCTTCCAGGTCGCCGACTTCGACCGCAGCGCCCCGCCGCACTCCTCCATGAAGGCTGCCTTCAAGGCCCGCGCCGAGGTCCGCCACTACCCGTGCGACCACTTCGACGTGTACGCCGGCAAGCGGTGGCACGACGCCGTCGTCGCCCACCAGGTGGCGTTCCTGACCCGGGTGCTGGGTCAGGCCTGAGGGGTCAGTCCCACTCGCGGTACTCCTCGTGCGCGGCGAGGTCGCGTCCGTACTCGTCCGGAGTGGTCGGCGCGAAGACCGACAGCGCGGTGAAGCGGCCGCCAGGCTCCTGGCGGGTGAGGGCGACGCCGACGCTCGCCCAGACGTCCTCGTGCCGGTCCTCGAACCGGCGCTCCGGTGGACCGAGCACGCTGTCGGCAGCCGGGTCGAGCTCCGGCCACTCGCCCTCCAGCTTGACCACCGCGTCGTCGCGGAACCACACCTTCAGGCGGTCGAAGCCCGCCGGGGAGGTCGGCGACCAGAACGCCTCCTGGACGGGGTCGCCCAGGAAGAAGCGGACGTAGGCCTCCGGGTCGCCCCCGAGCCTGGTGACGACCCACTCTGCCGGGAGGGCCGGTGGGAGTCCGCCGAGCCTGGCCACGGTCGCGAGGTCGCGGGCCACGACGGCGTCCAGCAGCTCGGTCGCCCGGTCGTCGTCCGTCGTCATGGTGCCTTTCCGATCTTCGCCACGTCGCCCAGGAAGAAGGCTGCCATCACGTTACGGGCACCGACGATGCCGGCGAGCTTCTCGGCCTGGGCCCGCTCGCCGTACCCCCGGTACTTCGGGATGGGGTGCTCGACCCCCTCCTCGTGGAACTCGCCCTCGACCTCGCGACGCAGCGCCTCGTCGTACTTCACCGTCTCCAGGACGGTGAAGGTGAAGTACTCGACCACGCCCTCGCGCAGCGTCATCGACCCCTCCTGCTGCCCCAGGCCACCCTGGTAGGCCTTGTGCGCGG is part of the Nocardioides conyzicola genome and encodes:
- a CDS encoding TetR/AcrR family transcriptional regulator gives rise to the protein MNRAATKGDGRRAALLEALDHHLRDAGPGASLDAINVADLSRRAGVTRSAFYFYFDNKAAAVAALMEEMYDDAWDAAELDGDDDEGMQLRVTSAIRAIFRGWSHRTHIYRAMLEARAGNPAVREQWDSFQESFVVVLAAVIEGERTAGVAPAGADPTAIATALLDLNDRTLERLVHAPADFDWDRHVEAVVHIWLSSIYGRTA
- a CDS encoding alpha/beta hydrolase is translated as MKHAELTFVSGGVDCAAWHFTGEGDALATDAGRPVVVMAHGLAGTMDSGLQPFAEALAGAGLDVLAFDYRGFGASDGTPRQTVSMAGQLEDYRAAMSAAARLPGVDPQRLVVWGVSLAGGHAISAAAGRDDVAAVVALTPLVDGLAAGRHALATHTKAEMLRSTVAGFRSKLGKPVMMPVVARPGQLGAMTIEGSMDDYLAIAGPTWRNELDATVGMELGGHRPIKQAGDVTCPALFQVADFDRSAPPHSSMKAAFKARAEVRHYPCDHFDVYAGKRWHDAVVAHQVAFLTRVLGQA